Sequence from the Burkholderia sp. GAS332 genome:
ACACTGCGCTCGCGACCTCAGGGTGCAGACACGCGACGTTCTCGATGTCGATTGAGCTGATCCATTCGCCGCCGGACTTGATGACGTCCTTGCTGCGGTCGGTGATCTGCATGAAGCCGTCGGGATCGATCTTCGCCACGTCACCGGTCGGAAACCAGCCGTCGGACAGCGGCGACGCGTCTTCGCTGCCGAAATATCCTGACGTCACCCACGGCCCCCGCACCTGCAGGTCGCCGGTCACCTGACCGTCCCATGACAATTCCTCGCCGTCCGGGCCCACGATTCTCATGTCGATACCGAACACGCCGCGGCCCTGCTTGGCCTGGACGGCATAGCGCTGCGGCGTCGGCCACGACAGGTGGTGCGCTTTGAAACTGCAGACCGTGCCTACCGGGCTCAGTTCCGTCATCCCCCATGCGTGCAGCACGTCGACCTGGTAACGCTCCTGGAATTCTGTGGTCATGGCCGTCGGGCACGGCGCCCCGCCCACGATGGTGCGACGCATGGAAGTAAACGTCGTGCCACGCTCGGCCACATGTCGAAGCAGCCCCTGCCAGACAGTCGGCACACCAGCCGAGAGCGTGACCTGCTCTGCTTCGATCAGCTCATAGAGCGATTTTCCGTCGAGAGCGGGACCCGGGAACACGAGCTTGGCGCCAACCATGCATGCGATATAAGGCAGACCCCACGCGTTCACATGGAACATGGGGACAACCGGAAGGATCACATCGCGTGCTGAGCAGTTCAGCGAGTCAGGCAATGCCGCTGCATAGGTGTGCAAAATCGTTGAACGATGGCTGTACAGCACCCCTTTCGGATTGCCCGTGGTCCCCGACGTGTAGCACAGAGAAGACGCATGGTTCTCGTCAAGGAGCGGCCACGAAAAGTCATCACGGTGACCGTCAATGAGATCTTCGTAGCACAGCAACATGATCGGCAGATCGTGTTTGGCCGGCATGTTTGCGCGATCGGTCATCGCGACGAATACCTTCGGGCTCTTGATACGCGATGCGACCGACTCGATCAACGGAAGGAAGGTCAAGTCGAAGAAGATAACGCGATCGTCAGCATGATCGATGATGTAGGCGAGCTGATCGACGTGCAGTCGGGGGTTGAGGGTGTGGAGTACCGCACCGGAACCCGACACCGCAAAATACAGTTCCATGTGCCGGTAGCCGTTCCATGCCAGCGTACCGACGCGCTCACCCTGGTTAATCCCGAGCCCGGCGAGTGCATTGGCCAGCTTTCGGGCGCGTTGCGCGAGATCGCGATAACAATATCGGTGAATATCGCCTTCGACCCGTCGCGACACAATTTCCTGCCCGCCGTGATGCCGTTCGGCGTGGGTAAGGAGCGATGCGACCAGCAGCGGTTGCTGCATCATCAATCCATGCATGAGTACCTTCCTGATTTTTCCAGATTCAGCTTAGCTGCGCGTGACACGGACCTGCCGGGGCGTCGCCGACGGTGAGTTCGAGTCCACCGGCGACGTTCCGGATGGGAAACGTTGCAAGACTCAACCCGCCTTTTCCCGGCATGCAGCCGGTCGCGACGTCAAAACGAAGGCCGTGCGCGGGGCAGCGCAGCAGGTGCCCTTCGAGCTGGCCACCTGCCAGTGATGCCCCATTGTGCGGACAAGCGTTTTCGACGGCGCAGAGCGCACCGTCGATGTTAAAGAGCACGACACTGCGACCGTCAACGAAGACTAGCTTGCGTTGTCCTGGCATGAGTTCATCGGCTGATCCGACCGGTATCTGGCGTGACATTATCTGTTTTCCTGATCACCGATCGAACGCAACATGGCGTCCACGATCGCGCCGGGCGAGTACGCCCCGGACAGCGACAGTGCCGAATTAACCACAAAATGCGGTACGCCCCTGACTTCGTCAGCCTGCGGTGAACGCGACAACGCCACGTGCTCTTCTCGCTGCGACATCGTGAGATGGTCCGCGAGGCCCGCGGCATCGAGACCGCACGCGAGGCCAATTCGCTCAAGCACGTCCGGGTTGCCGATGTCTTCGCCGTCCATGAAATAGCCGGTGAACAGCCGGTCGATCAGCAACGCGGGCTTACATGCCGCGCCTGTGTTTGCGGCTGTGGCCCAGGCAACGAGTTTGTGCGCTGCCCGTGTGTTGGGCATGACCTCGATCCTGTCGAACACCAGTTCGATACCGGCTGCGTGAGCGGCTTCCTGAACCTGTGCGCGCCGCGCAGCGACCGCGCCCGGACTCCCCAGACGCGCCACATAGAACGCCTGATACGGGACCCCACCGACGGGCGTATCGGGCAGCAACTGATGCGAGTGCCACCGCGCCTTGACGTTGACGTCCGGACGCAAGCTTGCGAGGCGGCTGACAGCCGCATCGAGATTGCGCTTGCCAATCAGGCACCACGGACAGACAAAATCGAAGTGGACATCGACCGTCACCGACGCGTTGTTGCTCACTGCCGTGCCCTGCTCCGCTTTCGTTGCACCGTCCATGTCAGAGAAGCTCACGGATCAGGGTGTCCGCCTGCGGCCACTCGCCATAACCGGCTGCGGGATTCAGGTGGCCAACATCGCCGAGGTCGACGAGACGGCTGCCCCAGTCCGCTGCCATGCTGGCAGCGCGATCAAAGCCTGCAAGCGGATCATTGCGGCTCGCGCCGAGAATACTCGGGAACGGCAACGGTTTGCGCGGGAACGGCAGCCACCCGTTTTCTTCGAGCACGTCCAGCGTCGGATAACCAGCGGGCATGGGGTTTTCCAGGTCCGCCGGCGTGGCGAGCAGCGCGCCCTGGATCGGGCGGTTGTGGTGCTGCGCCCAGTGCACGGTAATCATGACGCCGGCGCTGTGAGCGACCAGTACGATCGGGCCGTCGATCTTCGCGATGGCCTCATCCAGCGCCGCGACGCGCGCCGCGCAACTGAGCTTGTCGTGCTCGAGCGGCGGCACCGAAGCCGTTTTGGAAAGGCGAGCCTGCAGCAGGGTCTGCCAGTGTTCGGCCACATGGTCACGCAGGCCGGGCACGATAAGTACGGTAGGGGCGGTATTGAGCGTCACGACGCTGAGTCCTTCAGGTTAGTACGGCTTGTCGCCAACAATTCCAGCTCGCTCCATCTTGCGATGGCACGGCGCGTAATCCATCACCGCGTAGTGTTGCGTGGAGCGGTTGTCCCATATTGCGATGCTGTTCGGCTTCCAGCGCCAGCGCACCTGGTACTCCGGGATGTACGCCTGGCTGATGAGATAACGCAGCAGGTCGGACGCACCCGGATTGGCGTCCTGGCCGAAGCGCACGCGCGCCGGCGTGTGGTAGTTCGTGAAGTGGGTCGTGAACGCATTGACAAACAGCACTTTCTCGCTCGTCTCGGGGTGGGTGCGCACGACCGGATGTTCCGCGTCGGGATACTGGGCTTTCAAGGCATGCCGCTTCTCGATCGGCATCACCGCACCAAAGCTCGCCTCGATGCTGTGGCGTGCGCGCAGGTCGGCGATCTGCTCCTTCACATGCGCGGGCAGGTTCTCATACGCGAGCACCATGTTCGCCCACATCGTGTCGCCACCGATGGGCGGGCACTCCACGCATCGCAGCACGGCGCCAAACTGCGGGGCTTCGCGCCACGTGGCGTCCGAATGCCACGCATTTTCGTAACGGTCGTTGGGCTGCTCCGGCGACTTGTAGATTCGCACGAGGCCCGGATGCTCAGGATCGCTGCCCGCGACCGGGTGGTCTTCCAGCTCGCCGAAGCGGCGCGCGAAAGCGACATGTTCAGCACGGCTAATGTCCTGATCGCGCAAGAACAGGACACGGTGCTTGAGCAGGTTCGCCCGGATCTCGGCAAAGAGGCCATCGTCGTAGATCGCGTCGGCGAGCTTGACGCCCACCAGTTCGGCGCCAATGGCGTTGTTGAGTTGTTCGACAAGCATGGCGCCCTCCTTAGATGACGAAGACCGATGAACCCGTTGTCTTGCGCGATTCGACATCGCGGTGCGCTTGTGCGGCATCCTCGAGCGCATAGCGCTGATTGATCTCGATCTTGATGCGGCCGGCCGCAACGTGGCCGAAGATTTCACCGGCCAGGTCCGCTTTTTCAGCGGGGTCGGCGATATAGTCGGCGAGCGCGGGACGGGTCAGATACGGCGATCCTTTCATTGCCAGGATCTGCGGATTGAATGCCGGAATCGGCCCCGATGCCGTGCCGACGCAAACAATCAAGCCGCGGCGCTTGACCGAATTCAGCGTCGCTTCGAAGGTATCCTTGCCGACGCTGTCGAACACCACATTGACCCCGACGCCGTCGGTCAGCTCGCGTACGCGCGCGGCGACGTCTTCATGGCTGTAGTTGATGGTGTGTTCGCAGCCGTGCGCGCGCGCGACTTCCGCCTTCGCTTCGCTCGAAACGGTGCCGATCACCGTGAGCCCCAACAGCTTGGCCCACTGCGAGACGATCAATCCGACGCCGCCCGCGGCAGCATGAAGCAGAATCGTGTTGCCGGGTTTGAAGTCGTAGATGCGCCGCATCAGATACGACGAGGTCAAGCCGCGCATCGTCATGGCTGCCGCCGTCTCGCAGCTAATGCCTTCAGGCAGCTTGATCAGCGGTGCCGCCGGACACAGGCGCTCCGTGCTGTAGGCGCCAAGCGTGTTGATAAAGCCCGTGTAAGTGACACGATCACCTGGCGCGACGTTCGTCACACCCTCGCCCACCGTTTCGACCACACCGGCTGCCTCGACACCCATGCCGGCAGGCAGCGGAACCGGATACAGTCCGGAGCGGAAATAGGTGTCCGCGAAATTCAGGCCGACTGCCTCATGGCGCAGGCGAACCTGCCCTGGGCCCGGGTCACCGACTTCAACGTCCTCATAACGCAGGACTTCAGGGCCACCGGTTTCATGAAAGCGGACTGCTTTCGCCATGATTTGTTCTCCAGTTTGTTTCTTGATTGACAGAAAGGGGATGCGTAGTTTGCAAGGAAGCCGCTCAGAGCGAGGCCTTCTCACGCAGTGCATTCACGAGGTCAAGGTCGCGCTTGTAGCTGCAACGGCCGATGGCAAACGCAACCGCCGCGAGCAACGATGCAAACGGGACCAGTTGCAAGGCGCCCAGCAGACCGATCCGGTCCGCAACGATGCCCGTCAGGATCGCCGCGGGCGCCAGCCCCAGCAGGTTGTTGGCCAGCGTCAGGGTCGCGAATGCCGATGCGTGAATCGACGGTGGGGTAAGGTTCGCCACCATCGCACCCGAAGGCCCCGTTGCACCCGCACAGAAGAACATGCCACAACCGATCAGGACGAGCTGCAGCCGGCCGGCCGGCAGATGGAACGCGATGCCAAGCAGGACGCAGCACAGCAGGCAGTACACAATCGCGGTCAGCCACTTTCTTTGTACACCCTTCCTGTTGAGACGGTCGGCCAGGCTACCGCACGCGATCATGCCAAGGCCGGTCACGAGCACGAATACCGCGCCATGTACGGCCGCCTGACCCGGCGCCATGCCGTAATAGCGATTCAGGAAGCTCGGCATCCAGGACCATACGGCCGCCGGAACGAGCAGATGCATACCGCTGCCCACATAGGCGCAGACGACGGACTTGGTGGAAAACAGCCCCTTCATCAGCGCGCGAAAGCTCATGCGTACGCCAACGTGACCCTTCTGCCCGGTGAACGCCGGTTGCAGTGAAGCCAGCCTTTTCTCCGTGACAACACAACGGTAAATCACAACGAGCGCGATACCGACGCACGCCATTGCGCCGAACGACCAGCGCCATCCAAGGCTGGACGCGACGGCGCCACCCAGCGCCATGCCCATCACGGAACCAAAAGCACCACCTGCCATGAAAGTGGCGGTGAGGGTAGCGCGCAGACGCGGCGGAAAAATGCTCAGGACGAGCGCGATGCCTACACTTCCGTAGGCCGCCTCGCCAATGCCGACGCACGCACGCGCGAGCAACATCTCGCCATACGTGGTCGAGATCGCACAGCCGAGCGTCGCGAGACTCCACAGCGCCGCCATCAGTACGATGCTCTTGACGCGGCCCCAGCGATCCGCGAGAACCGACAGCGGAAAGGTCAGCACGCCAACCATCAGCGCCACCACGCTGCTGAGCGAACCCAGCTTCGTATCAGAGAGGTTCCACGCGGACTTGATAAACGGAAAGACCGCGTTGAGAACCTGACGCGACATATAGTCGGAAAGCAGCAGACCAATCGTGAGCGCACAGACCACCCATGCGTAGACGGGTATGTCCGATTGTGTTGCCGAAACATCGCCCGTGGTGGGCTCAGCATGCTGTAAAAGCATTTCGTCTCCTCCGCGTCTCGCGCGTCCAGCGCCCTTTTTCCGTGACGGACAACAGGGGCCGATTTTTGTGTCGCTCCCCCAAGGTCGCCGGGGGGCCTCCTTCTTCAACCGCCATCAGCACGAGATGTCATGCCGATGGCGAACACTGCCTTGTTACGCCGCGCGCAGCGGCAGGTTCTTAACGCCTGCCTTCCGGTTCGGCGCCATGCCGTTGGCCGCGAGTGTCTCGTCGACCGTCTTGTACTGCACGCCGATCTTGTAGATCTCGCGCGCTTCCTTGCCGCTTGCGATCTCGCGGCCCAGTTCGCGGGCCACGCGCACGCACTGCTCGATCTGCTGCACCGAGGTCATGCGGTTGCCGTGCTGGTCGATGATCGTATCTTCGATGCCGCAGCGCGGGTGCAGGCCCATGGCCATCGCCATCATGTTGAACGGCAGGACATTCTTCAGCAACGACTCGGCCGTGACCGTGCCGCCGTCCGGCGCACGGTGGACGAAATTGAAGAAGTTGTGCGGGTTCGGACCGTCAAAGCCGCCACCGATGCCGATCCACGTCAGGTTCAGCGGCCCCTTGTAGACGCCTTTGCGCACCAGGCGGTCCAGCGTTTCGAGCGCATGGATACCGGTGAGCTGGAAGTGCGGCTGGATGCCCGAGGCCTGCAGACGGCGCAGGTGTTCCTCAACCCAGCCCGGACCTGCGGGCACGGTCATTTCGCTGTAGGCAGCCATGAGCGCGGGATTGGCCAGCGACGTGCCTTCGAGATACTCCGGATAGAGCAACTCCATGATGTTCATCTGCGTGGTGTTGATCGCGACCGTCACCTGATCGGGCTTCGGGTCGAGATCGGCCAGCATGTGACGCGTGTCGTCGGACAGCCACTTCGCGGCCTGGCCGTCGTCTTCCGGTGCAAACGAGATCGAGCCGCCCACCTGGATGATCATATCCGGCACGGCCGCACGCACGCCCGCGATCAGTTCGTTGAACTTCGACAGGCGCTTGGAGCCCTTGCCATCCAGCTCGCGCACGTGGAGGTGCAGCACGGTCGCGCCGGCGTTGTAGCAGTCGACGGCCTTCTGGATCTGCTCGTCCATCGTCACCGGAATGTCTTCAGGAAAATCCTCAGGCATCCATTCCGGGCCGTACGGAGCCGTCGTGATGACGACCTTGTCCTGATTCTCCGGGTGCAGCGAGTCGTCGAGAAATTGCATCGTTTCCTCCAGAAATAGTTGGATGTTTTTACTTCCGCGCCCGGCGCTTGTCGACGCGTCAGGAAATGGAACAGTGAGGCGAAGATACGGCAATCCGGCGATACGGATTTCGTTTTTGGTGACATTGTTTTATGATTTGACGACACTGCGTGTTAACACCAATCCCGCGCCAATGGGCTTCGCGCGTGAGGAAAAGAAGGGGATCGAATGCAAAGCATGGTGAGGTCGTCGACACTGCACGGGTATTTCGACGTGACGAGAGGCTTGGGTCTCAACCCCTATGAGCTGGTGCAGGAGGTCGGTCTCGATGCCGTGGCGCTGGCGAACCCCGATGAACGGATCCCGGCTGACGGCGCCTGTCGGTTGCTCGAAGCAACGGCGGCGAAAGCGTCGTGTTCGACACTCGGGCTGCAGATAGCGCAAACCCGCCAGCAGTTCGGCAGCGGCGTCATCAACGTTCTGCTCGCCCACAAGCGCACGCTCCGTGAGGTGCTGCTGGCGGCTGCCCAGTACCGCTATCTGCTCAACGAAGCGCTGGGTGTTTACGTCGAAACGACCGGCGACACGGTGACCATCCGCGAAGAGATTGTCGCCGAACCGGGCACCCCGACAGTCCAGGCGATTGAACTGGCAGTGGGCGTGCTGTCCCGCCATTCCAGCGCGCTCCTCGGTGCCCACTGGAAACCGCACAGCGTGCACTTCACCCATGCGGCGCCGCCCGATCTCACCTTCCATCGCCGGTTCTTCGGCTGCCCGGTCACATTCGAAAGCGACTTCAACGGCTTCGTTTGTGCGGCAGCGGACCTCGATTATCCGAACCCGAATGCAGACCCCGTGCTGGTCCGGTATGCGGAAAATCTCGCCAATCCGCTAAACAGTACGGCGGCAAATTCCATTGCGCTGGATGTGCGCAAGGCGATTTACCTGCTATTGCCCCTCAGTCAGGCTTCAATCGAACTGGTGGCGCATCAACTGAATCTGACGGTGCGCACCCTGCAGCGCCAGCTTGATTCAGCGGGTTCCAGTTTCTCGGGCATCGTTGAAGAAGTGCGGCGTGATCTTGCTGTGCGCTACCTGCTCAATCCACGCTATCCAATCGGCCGGGTCGCCGCTCTGTTGGGCTACACCAACCAGGGGGCGTTTACGGTCTGGTTCCAGAAGCGTTTTGGTATGACGCCCCGTGAGTGGCGTAGTCGCCACCGGAAGTGAACATCCACGGGGGCGTGACGGCATCTGCGGCGAATCAGGAACGGCCTCCCTAACGCGCGGCATCCGGCAGGTCGCGCAGATAAGTCCGCCCGCAAAGCGCGAACGCCATGGCTGCCGGAATGGACACCAGTTGCGCCAGTTGAAGCGCGCCGAGCAAGCCCACCTTGTCCGCGAGCACGCCGGTTATGAACGGACCCGGAGCCGCGCCGATCAGGTTGTACGCCAAGGCAAGGATCGCGAGCGCGGTAGCGTGAACAACAGGATTCGCGAGGTTGGCGACCGAGGCGCCCGCTGGCCCCCACGGACCGGCTGCCACCAGGGCGCCGACCGCGATCAGGATGATCTGTGCATGACCTGCAGGCAGGCGGAACGCGACGGAGAGCACCCCACACGACAACAGGCAAAAGCCTATGCCAAATGAAACCTTGCGGGCTGGAGCGCCACGGCCCGCCCAGTCAGTCAGCACCCCGCAGAGCGTCATTCCGATACCACTCAGGACGAACATCCCCGCCGCGGACATGGCCGCCTTGCCCGGCGCCATCCCGTAGTAACGGTTGAGATAGCTTGGCATCCAAGCCAGCAGCGAATAGAGCGCGAAGGACTGGAGGCCACCGCCGAGGTAAGCGCAGATCAGGGCACGCGAGCCGAAAACAGAACGAAGGGTGTCCCAAACCGAAAGGCCCGGGCCTGTTCGCACGGCCGCACCCGGGTGAATATGGCGCGCCAGCCTGCGCTCCGTGACAGTCAGGCTAAATACAGCGGTCACAAACAGCCCGACGACGGCCATCACCGAGAACGCCGCGCGCCAGCCATAGTGGGTCGCGACGGAGCCGCCAAGCGCCGTGCCGAGCACCGCGCCGAAGATCCCAGCCGAGGTGAAAGCGCCCGCCAGTGTCGCGCGCACCTTGGGTGGAAAGACGCTCATAATCACGGCCAGCCCGACGCTGCCGTAGGCCGCCTCGCCTACGCCAACAAAGAACCGCGCAGCCAGCATCTGGCCGTAGTTCGCCGCGAACCCGCAGCACAATGTGGCGATACTCCATACCACCGCCATCAGCGCGATGCTGCGCGCGCGGCCCCTGCGATCCGCCAGCAGCGACAATGGCATGGTCAGTATCCCCACCATCAGCGCCACCACGCCGCTCAGGCTGCCCAGTTGAGCATCCGTCAGGGTCCACGCGGCCTTCAGTTGAGGAAACACGGCGCTCAGTACCTGCCGCGACATATAGTCAGAAAGAAGCAGGCCAAGTACAAGCGCAAAAACGGCCCACGGGTAAGCCCTTGAGCGTCGTGACGCGCCAGCGAGATCGGCGCTTCCGGCTTCGGCTAGATTCAATCCCATTGTGGTTCTTCTCCTGTCGGTTCTGGCTCTTCTGCGTTCTGGCGGGCGTTCAGCGCGAGCCGACATCCCTCAGGCGCGGCGCATCAGACTGAAACTTTGTGCGGATGGGCCGCCATCCGGCTGGCTGGCAAGGAACATCGCGAGCGGAACGACGTCCTCCGGTTCCTTGAGCCACTCTTCGTTGAACTGGCACTTGCCGCCAAAATCAGTCATCGCGGTACGCACGGGTCCAGGGATCAGCTCATTGACACTGATGTTGGCGTCCAGAAGCTCCAGCGCGAGGGTTTGCGTAAGCAGCCACATTCCCGCCTTCGAGCAGCCATAGGCGGACAGATTGGCATTGGGACGCTGCCGCAGCCCCGAGCCCATCAGGATCAGCTTGCCCGCGCCGCGCCGGCGCAGATGCGGAATCGCCGCGCGCGCGGTATTGAACGCGCCAACGAGGTTCACGTCGATCACCTCTTTCCAGATTTTCGGGTCGGAGTGTTCGACCGTCCCGGTCACGGTGCCCACGCCCGCATTAGCAAGCACGATGTCCACGCCGTCGAACGCCTGAACCGCTCCCGAAAACAGCGCCTCGACCGATTCGTAGTTCGCCACGTCTGAAGCGATCGCGATCGCGCGGCCGCCCTGCGATGTGATCAACGCGACGGTTTCATCGATCTCCCCACCTGAGCGTGCGCTGCACACGACAGCTGCCCCCGCTTTCGCATAGGCAAGCGCAATGGCGCGGCCGATGCCACGGCCTGCGCCCGTGATGACAGCGACCTGTCCTCGCAGCGTTGTGTCCTCTACAGAATTCATTTGCCTCTCCCGAGCCAACGGATGGTTTCGAGAAGCTTAGCGGCCTGCTTTCGCAACGGTACTCCTGAATACCCGGCCCCCCGTTGCTGGGGGGAGCCTTCAGGCGGCCACGCCGGTAGTCTTTTGGCGTATCGGCCGGCTCATCCGTTCTCCCCCGGCCGGCTTGAGCTCGATCGCAACCTGAAAGGAGCAGTCGTATGACACTGGATAACAAGATCGCCCTCGTGACAGGCGGTGCCCGCGGTCTCGGAAAGAGCATTGCATTGGCTTACGCACGTGCCGGCGCCCAAGTCATCATTTGCGACGTCAACGAGGAGAACCTGAATGCCGCGCGTGAGGAAGTGACCGCTGCGGGGACACACGAATGCATCGCCCAGGTATGCGACGTTTCCTCCAGCGCTCAGGTGGCAAACCTTTTCTCGAGCATCGCGGCGCGCTTTGGTCGACTGGACGTGCTGGTCAACAACGCGGGCATCGGGCCGATCGGTCCCGAGGACGACGCGCGGCGCAACAGGCATTGGGATTACATGACAACGCCCGTGCCCAGACAGGCGCTGGGCTTTACCAGCTCAATGTCAGACGAACAATGGCATCGCTACTGGGGTGTCAATGTTCACGGCGTGTTCTACTGCACGCGCGAAGCCCTACGGATCATGGAGCCCCAAGGCAGCGGCAAGATCATCAACATTGCGTCGATTGCCGGGATGTCGACCATCAGCGCCCATAGTCCGCACTATTCCGCGACGAAGGGTGCCGTGATTACATTCACACGAACGGTGGCGGCAGAAGTGGCCGGCGGGAACATCTACGTGAATGCGATCGCGCCGGGCGGCATCCAGACGCCGGATTTCGAGCAGTACTTCGCGCGCTCAACCGAGGAACAAAAGAACAGGCTCATGCAACTGATCCCGCTAGGCCGGTTCGGCAAGATGGAGGAGTACGCCTCGCTTGCGGTCTACCTTGCGTCCGACAATCACTATCTGGTGGGTCAGATCATTTCGCCCAACGGCGGCGCCGTCTGAGCATCGTTCTATATAACCGATCAATTCGTTCTATATTCCGCGTTGGAATATAGACTCTGTCATCGCGATAATTCCTCCGTTATCTGGTCACTAAAATACCGAGGACGCGATGTCGACCCCACTCGAACCCCATGCTCTAACTGGAACGCGCCTCGCCGAATCCAGCCCCTTGGCTTGGGTGCGAGCCCATGCGCCAGGCGTTGCCCTATGCATCGCCGTCACGCTGGCCGCTTTCGGGTTGCAACTCGCTGAGGAGCGTCTGTTCGGGCGCGCCTGGCTGGAAGCATTGGTCCTCGCCATCCTTATCGGCACGGCGGTGCGAAGTGTCTGGACGCCAGCCTCTCACTGGCACGCCGGGATCAATTTCAGCGCCAAGACATTGCTGGAAATTGCCGTGGTCCTGCTGGGTGCTTCGCTCAGCACCCAAACCCTTAAGGCGGCCGGGGTGGAACTGCTGGCAGGCATCGTAGCGGTCGTCGCGGTGGCCATCGTGGTCAGCTACGGGACCGGGCGCCTCCTTGGCTTGCATCACCGGATGGCCTTGCTGGTCGCATGCGGCAACTCGATCTGCGGCAACTCGGCGATCGCCGCCATTGCTCCAGTGATCCGGGCGCATAGTGATGACGTGGCCGCGTCGATTGCGTTTACCGCGGTGCTTGGCGTCATCGTCGTGCTCGGACTGCCACTGCTGATTCCCGTGCTGCACCTTAGCAA
This genomic interval carries:
- a CDS encoding Sugar phosphate permease gives rise to the protein MGLNLAEAGSADLAGASRRSRAYPWAVFALVLGLLLSDYMSRQVLSAVFPQLKAAWTLTDAQLGSLSGVVALMVGILTMPLSLLADRRGRARSIALMAVVWSIATLCCGFAANYGQMLAARFFVGVGEAAYGSVGLAVIMSVFPPKVRATLAGAFTSAGIFGAVLGTALGGSVATHYGWRAAFSVMAVVGLFVTAVFSLTVTERRLARHIHPGAAVRTGPGLSVWDTLRSVFGSRALICAYLGGGLQSFALYSLLAWMPSYLNRYYGMAPGKAAMSAAGMFVLSGIGMTLCGVLTDWAGRGAPARKVSFGIGFCLLSCGVLSVAFRLPAGHAQIILIAVGALVAAGPWGPAGASVANLANPVVHATALAILALAYNLIGAAPGPFITGVLADKVGLLGALQLAQLVSIPAAMAFALCGRTYLRDLPDAAR
- a CDS encoding 3-oxoacyl-[acyl-carrier protein] reductase; translation: MNSVEDTTLRGQVAVITGAGRGIGRAIALAYAKAGAAVVCSARSGGEIDETVALITSQGGRAIAIASDVANYESVEALFSGAVQAFDGVDIVLANAGVGTVTGTVEHSDPKIWKEVIDVNLVGAFNTARAAIPHLRRRGAGKLILMGSGLRQRPNANLSAYGCSKAGMWLLTQTLALELLDANISVNELIPGPVRTAMTDFGGKCQFNEEWLKEPEDVVPLAMFLASQPDGGPSAQSFSLMRRA
- a CDS encoding 3-oxoacyl-[acyl-carrier protein] reductase is translated as MTLDNKIALVTGGARGLGKSIALAYARAGAQVIICDVNEENLNAAREEVTAAGTHECIAQVCDVSSSAQVANLFSSIAARFGRLDVLVNNAGIGPIGPEDDARRNRHWDYMTTPVPRQALGFTSSMSDEQWHRYWGVNVHGVFYCTREALRIMEPQGSGKIINIASIAGMSTISAHSPHYSATKGAVITFTRTVAAEVAGGNIYVNAIAPGGIQTPDFEQYFARSTEEQKNRLMQLIPLGRFGKMEEYASLAVYLASDNHYLVGQIISPNGGAV
- a CDS encoding conserved hypothetical integral membrane protein; translated protein: MSTPLEPHALTGTRLAESSPLAWVRAHAPGVALCIAVTLAAFGLQLAEERLFGRAWLEALVLAILIGTAVRSVWTPASHWHAGINFSAKTLLEIAVVLLGASLSTQTLKAAGVELLAGIVAVVAVAIVVSYGTGRLLGLHHRMALLVACGNSICGNSAIAAIAPVIRAHSDDVAASIAFTAVLGVIVVLGLPLLIPVLHLSNLQYGVLAGLTVYAVPQVLAATIPVSALSANLGTLVKLVRVLMLGPVILVLSIGSHRGAGAAALPGAPKEARIAWHKVVPWFIIGFLALVILRSANVFPTAVLPPISSTANVLTIISMAALGLGVDVRMVAKAGPRVTLAVVLSIVALALISLVLIRVLGMA